One region of Termitidicoccus mucosus genomic DNA includes:
- a CDS encoding BatA domain-containing protein, whose translation MSPLLPTFSNLAGLWALLGVPAVLAVHFLQQRSRRVVTSTLFLLDALAPESKGGRRWERLRASRALWLQLLAVVLAAWVLAGPRWLRDESSQTVVAVLDSSASMEAFREEAVRAVAEKFSESAGAAARTEWIVLSSDPRQPPLYRGADRRAALRAAEAWRPRMGAHDCGPAIRLARSLAGGAGATWFVTDSRAKTPPDQPAVGVGRALANAGFAGAVVSGVEDAAADGETPARRGHAWRALVRNFSGGPIRREWWIEAGAGRTPAQTVEIGAGGLAELAGRFPGGADALTLVLAPDDFALDDRLPLVRPAPKRLTIAVEVADRETRGFFQKIVAGVAGTERAPRGSGGLRIADWGVFQPQPPGDVSGIFLMREAAETIAQREAREAAGEVRQARREAIVAERHPLVADLNWQGFLGTGAGGLKREPGDEVLLWQGGEALAWLRRGAEGREDARGGQLFLNFDWTRSNAARLPAMVLLARRFTKRVQEHQRGGYAENFDTGAPVRVDARPVGAAGRGSAAGVAGGETLTVEFSPAADGGKGGWTREVPASGETVLRAPEEAGFFTVSRGGEVLVRGAAQFADARQGDFSAAETFSENAGALAAAAREAAWERNSRPDPLAPLWLLLMGAALLWSWREKFSIFDSRFLIEGAATPTGAAGAVTQSGVAGDGADFFQRKISHRHGSTQSKIENRESKIP comes from the coding sequence ATGAGCCCGCTGCTGCCGACATTTTCGAACCTCGCCGGTCTTTGGGCCTTGCTCGGCGTGCCGGCGGTGCTGGCGGTGCATTTCTTGCAGCAACGCTCGCGGCGCGTCGTGACGAGCACGCTGTTCCTGCTCGACGCGCTCGCGCCGGAGAGCAAGGGCGGGCGGCGCTGGGAGCGGCTGCGCGCCTCGCGCGCGTTGTGGCTGCAACTGCTCGCCGTCGTGCTGGCCGCCTGGGTGCTGGCCGGGCCGCGCTGGCTGCGCGACGAGTCGTCGCAAACCGTCGTCGCCGTGCTCGACAGTTCGGCGTCGATGGAGGCATTCCGCGAGGAGGCGGTGCGCGCGGTGGCGGAAAAGTTTTCCGAGAGCGCGGGCGCCGCCGCGCGCACGGAGTGGATCGTGCTGTCAAGCGACCCGCGCCAGCCGCCGCTTTATCGCGGGGCGGACCGGCGGGCGGCGTTGCGCGCGGCGGAGGCGTGGCGTCCGCGCATGGGCGCGCATGATTGCGGGCCGGCCATCCGGCTCGCCCGCTCGCTGGCGGGCGGCGCGGGCGCGACGTGGTTCGTCACGGATTCGCGCGCGAAGACGCCGCCCGACCAGCCGGCCGTCGGCGTGGGCCGCGCGCTGGCCAACGCGGGTTTCGCGGGCGCGGTGGTTTCAGGCGTGGAAGATGCGGCGGCGGACGGGGAAACACCCGCGCGGCGCGGCCATGCGTGGCGCGCGCTGGTGCGCAATTTTTCCGGCGGTCCCATCCGCCGCGAATGGTGGATCGAGGCCGGCGCGGGGCGCACGCCGGCGCAAACGGTGGAGATCGGCGCGGGCGGGCTGGCGGAGCTGGCGGGGCGTTTTCCGGGCGGCGCCGACGCGCTCACGCTGGTGCTCGCGCCGGACGACTTCGCGCTCGACGACCGGCTGCCCTTGGTGCGTCCGGCGCCGAAACGGCTGACCATCGCGGTGGAAGTCGCCGATCGCGAGACGCGCGGGTTTTTCCAAAAAATCGTCGCGGGCGTGGCCGGCACGGAGCGCGCTCCGCGCGGCTCGGGCGGATTGCGCATCGCGGACTGGGGCGTGTTTCAACCGCAGCCGCCGGGTGATGTGTCGGGGATTTTTTTGATGCGCGAGGCGGCGGAAACGATCGCGCAACGCGAGGCCCGCGAAGCCGCGGGCGAGGTGAGGCAAGCGCGGCGGGAAGCCATCGTGGCGGAACGGCATCCGCTGGTGGCGGACCTGAACTGGCAGGGATTTCTCGGCACGGGAGCGGGCGGATTGAAACGCGAGCCGGGCGACGAGGTGCTGCTGTGGCAGGGCGGCGAGGCGCTTGCGTGGCTGCGCCGGGGCGCGGAGGGGCGGGAGGACGCGCGCGGCGGGCAATTGTTTTTGAATTTCGACTGGACCCGCAGCAACGCGGCGCGCCTGCCCGCGATGGTGCTGCTGGCGCGGCGTTTCACGAAGCGCGTGCAGGAACACCAGCGCGGCGGTTACGCGGAAAATTTCGACACCGGCGCGCCGGTGCGCGTGGATGCGCGCCCGGTCGGCGCGGCAGGACGGGGGAGCGCGGCGGGCGTGGCGGGCGGCGAAACATTGACGGTGGAGTTCAGCCCGGCGGCGGACGGTGGCAAAGGCGGCTGGACGCGCGAGGTGCCGGCGAGCGGGGAGACGGTGTTGCGCGCGCCGGAGGAGGCGGGCTTTTTCACCGTGTCGCGCGGCGGCGAGGTGCTGGTGCGCGGCGCGGCGCAGTTCGCCGACGCGCGCCAGGGCGATTTCAGCGCGGCGGAAACTTTTTCCGAAAACGCCGGCGCCCTCGCCGCCGCCGCGCGCGAGGCCGCGTGGGAACGCAATTCGCGGCCCGATCCGCTGGCGCCGTTGTGGCTGCTGTTGATGGGCGCGGCGTTGTTGTGGAGCTGGAGGGAGAAATTTTCGATTTTCGATTCTCGATTTTTGATTGAAGGCGCTGCCACGCCGACCGGTGCCGCCGGCGCTGTTACGCAATCCGGTGTCGCTGGCGACGGGGCAGATTTTTTCCAACGGAAAATCTCTCACCGGCACGGGAGCACCCAGTCGAAAATCGAAAATCGAGAATCCAAAATCCCATGA
- a CDS encoding tetratricopeptide repeat protein, which translates to MTGDELQNLIEEATFDYAMGDHAAALAKLGRAAGAAPGSFEAWHALAEIHFNLRRFDDALAAAEKAHALRPDDLFINTTLSRVWMEKGDKAAAEKFAAQARILDWKDQLKNPDAQAKGIG; encoded by the coding sequence ATGACCGGCGACGAACTTCAAAATCTCATCGAGGAGGCGACCTTCGACTATGCCATGGGCGATCACGCGGCCGCGCTGGCCAAGCTCGGCCGCGCCGCCGGGGCCGCGCCCGGCTCGTTCGAGGCATGGCACGCGCTGGCGGAGATCCATTTCAACCTGCGCCGTTTCGACGACGCGCTGGCCGCCGCCGAGAAAGCCCATGCATTGCGCCCCGACGACCTTTTTATCAACACCACGCTTTCCCGCGTGTGGATGGAAAAAGGCGACAAGGCCGCCGCCGAAAAATTCGCGGCGCAGGCCCGCATTCTGGACTGGAAAGACCAGCTCAAAAACCCGGATGCACAAGCCAAAGGCATCGGCTGA
- the nth gene encoding endonuclease III, which produces MFKTKAARAAFVDQRLAELYPNPPIPLDHRDAYTLLVAVVLSAQCTDKRVNEVTPELFALAGNPAAMAAAPVAKIQGIIRPCGLSPQKARAISELSRLIVERHGGQVPRTFEELEALPGVGHKTASVVMSQAWGEPAFPVDTHIHRLAARWRLSDGRNVVQTERDLKAVFPREHWNALHLRIIYYGREHCTARGCDGHTCGICSALNGGAAEKQRSPKRVTRVRDGRAAKPMEGVTAGGSASSPEAGKARRGRKN; this is translated from the coding sequence ATGTTCAAGACCAAGGCCGCGCGCGCGGCGTTTGTTGACCAGAGGCTTGCCGAGCTTTATCCGAATCCTCCGATTCCGCTCGACCACAGGGACGCCTACACGTTGCTGGTGGCGGTGGTGCTGTCGGCGCAATGCACGGACAAGCGCGTGAACGAAGTGACGCCGGAATTGTTTGCGCTGGCCGGCAACCCCGCCGCGATGGCCGCCGCGCCGGTGGCGAAAATCCAGGGCATCATCCGCCCGTGCGGCTTGTCGCCGCAGAAGGCGCGGGCGATTTCGGAGTTGTCGCGGCTGATCGTGGAGCGCCACGGCGGGCAGGTGCCGCGGACGTTTGAGGAGCTGGAGGCGTTGCCCGGCGTCGGGCACAAGACGGCGTCGGTCGTGATGTCGCAAGCCTGGGGTGAGCCGGCCTTTCCGGTGGATACGCACATCCACCGGCTGGCGGCGCGCTGGCGGCTGAGCGACGGGCGCAACGTGGTGCAGACGGAGCGGGACTTGAAGGCGGTGTTTCCGCGCGAGCACTGGAACGCGCTGCACCTGCGGATTATTTATTACGGCCGCGAGCATTGCACGGCGCGAGGCTGCGACGGGCACACCTGCGGGATATGCAGCGCGCTCAACGGCGGTGCGGCGGAAAAGCAACGCAGCCCCAAGCGTGTGACGCGGGTGCGGGACGGGCGGGCGGCGAAGCCGATGGAAGGCGTGACGGCTGGCGGGAGTGCATCATCGCCGGAAGCAGGCAAGGCTAGGCGGGGACGAAAAAACTGA
- the gcvP gene encoding aminomethyl-transferring glycine dehydrogenase — translation MPETHTMTPSAANPNVFAPRHNSAGPSDITAMLGALGEPSLDALIDATVPADIRLPRPLDLPAPATEPEALAELRAIAAQNELHRSFIGQGYHGTHTPSVIRRAILENPAWYTAYTPYQSEISQGRLEALLNFQTLVTDLTALDIANASLLDEATAAAEAMALCRRMAAGSARDTFFVATSCHPQTIDLLHTRAAPLGIRILLGDPATAEPDATWCGLLVQYPDTFGNIHDYAGLFARAHDAGALCVTAADLLALALLRAPGEFGADIAVGTTQRFGVPMGFGGPHAGYMATRDACKRQMPGRLVGLSKDAQGNPALRLALGTREQHIRRDKATSNICTAQVLLAVLASMYAVYHGPGGLRAIAGRVHALTRRLAGALRAAGLKTNDAPVFDTLCIQDVDAEAIHTRAAVKKINLRAIDARTVALSLDETTAESDLADLVEIFTGKGGFSIFDSRFSIGEPPLRFASGAAAPSIVPSEATCLPNRESKIENPHLRATPFLLHPVFNSHHTEHEMLRYIKRLEARDLSLCHSMISLGSCTMKLNAASEMLPITWPGFAALHPFAPAAQTRGYAKLVSDLERWLAEITGFAAVSLQPNSGANGEYAGILAIRRYHHSRGEPQRRVCLIPASAHGTNPATAAMAGLSVVPVACDARGNIDLADLRAKAEKHAAELAALMVTYPSTHGVFEEPIREICAIIHRHGGQVYMDGANMNAQVGLTSPGHIGADVCHLNLHKTFAIPHGGGGPGVGPIGVAAHLVPFLPGHVQMRNVECGMRNEDNPPAAADSSRTQPDALSKDKESCNPLGYKPASVGTVAADSASGAAVPQSAFRIPHSAFGAVSAAPHGSAGVLPITWMYVRMMGASGLTDATRLAILNANYIAARLDPYYPVLYKGGTGRVAHECIIDCRPLKKYGIEVDDIAKRLQDYNYHAPTMSFPVPGTLMIEPTESETRVELDRFCDALISIAGEIAEIADGRADKTDNLLKNAPHTASAVCADEWAHPYSRERAAFPTGWVRAHKFWPAVARVDNVHGDRNLVCTCPPVSDYEQA, via the coding sequence ATGCCCGAAACGCACACCATGACGCCTTCCGCCGCCAATCCCAACGTTTTCGCCCCGCGCCACAATTCCGCCGGCCCGTCCGACATCACCGCGATGCTCGGCGCCTTGGGCGAGCCTTCCCTCGACGCGCTCATCGACGCGACCGTTCCCGCCGACATCCGCCTTCCCCGCCCTCTCGACCTCCCCGCGCCCGCCACGGAACCCGAGGCGCTCGCCGAACTCCGCGCCATCGCCGCCCAAAACGAACTCCATCGCTCATTCATCGGCCAGGGCTATCACGGCACGCACACCCCATCCGTCATCCGCCGCGCCATTTTGGAAAACCCCGCGTGGTACACCGCCTACACCCCCTACCAGTCTGAAATCTCCCAAGGCCGCCTTGAGGCGCTCCTCAACTTTCAGACCCTCGTCACCGATCTTACCGCCCTCGACATCGCCAATGCCTCCCTGCTCGACGAGGCCACCGCCGCCGCCGAGGCCATGGCCCTCTGCCGCCGCATGGCTGCCGGCTCCGCCCGGGACACCTTCTTCGTCGCCACGAGCTGCCACCCGCAAACCATCGACCTGCTCCACACCCGTGCCGCCCCGCTCGGCATCCGCATCCTGCTTGGCGACCCTGCCACCGCCGAGCCCGACGCCACGTGGTGCGGCCTCCTCGTCCAATACCCCGACACCTTCGGAAACATCCACGACTATGCCGGCCTCTTCGCCCGCGCGCACGACGCCGGCGCACTCTGCGTCACCGCCGCCGACCTCCTCGCCCTCGCGCTCCTTCGCGCTCCCGGCGAATTCGGCGCCGACATCGCTGTCGGCACCACCCAGCGTTTCGGCGTTCCCATGGGCTTCGGCGGCCCCCATGCCGGTTACATGGCGACCCGGGATGCCTGCAAACGCCAGATGCCCGGACGCCTCGTCGGACTCTCCAAGGACGCCCAGGGCAATCCCGCGCTCCGCCTCGCGCTCGGCACCCGCGAGCAGCACATCCGCCGCGACAAGGCCACCTCCAACATCTGCACCGCGCAGGTTCTCCTCGCCGTCCTCGCCTCCATGTATGCCGTTTACCACGGCCCCGGGGGGCTTCGCGCCATCGCCGGCCGCGTGCACGCCCTCACCCGCCGCCTCGCCGGCGCCCTCCGCGCCGCCGGCCTGAAAACCAACGACGCCCCCGTCTTCGACACCCTCTGTATCCAAGATGTGGATGCGGAGGCGATCCACACCCGCGCCGCCGTCAAAAAAATCAACCTCCGCGCCATCGACGCCCGGACCGTCGCCCTCTCGCTCGACGAAACCACCGCCGAGTCAGACCTCGCCGACCTCGTGGAAATTTTCACCGGCAAGGGGGGATTTTCGATTTTCGATTCTCGATTTTCGATTGGGGAGCCGCCGCTCCGGTTCGCATCCGGCGCGGCAGCGCCTTCAATCGTTCCGAGCGAAGCGACATGCCTGCCAAATCGAGAATCGAAAATCGAAAATCCCCACCTCCGCGCCACGCCGTTCCTCCTCCACCCCGTCTTCAACTCCCACCACACCGAGCACGAGATGCTCCGCTACATCAAGCGGCTCGAGGCGCGCGACCTCTCGCTCTGCCATTCGATGATATCGCTCGGCTCGTGCACCATGAAACTCAACGCCGCCAGCGAGATGCTCCCCATCACCTGGCCCGGGTTCGCCGCTCTCCATCCCTTTGCCCCCGCCGCGCAAACCCGGGGCTACGCGAAACTCGTCTCCGATCTCGAACGCTGGCTCGCCGAAATCACCGGCTTCGCCGCCGTCTCCCTCCAGCCCAACTCCGGGGCCAACGGCGAATACGCCGGCATCCTCGCCATCCGCCGCTATCATCACTCGCGCGGCGAGCCGCAACGCCGCGTCTGCCTCATCCCCGCCAGCGCGCACGGCACCAATCCCGCCACCGCCGCCATGGCCGGCCTCTCCGTCGTCCCCGTCGCCTGCGACGCCCGCGGCAACATCGACCTCGCCGACCTTCGCGCCAAGGCCGAAAAACACGCCGCCGAACTCGCCGCCCTCATGGTCACCTACCCATCGACCCACGGCGTATTCGAAGAACCGATACGCGAAATCTGCGCCATCATCCATCGCCACGGCGGCCAGGTTTACATGGACGGCGCCAACATGAACGCCCAGGTCGGCCTCACCTCGCCCGGACACATCGGCGCCGATGTCTGCCACCTCAACCTCCACAAAACCTTCGCGATTCCGCACGGCGGCGGCGGCCCCGGCGTCGGCCCCATCGGTGTCGCCGCGCACCTGGTCCCCTTCCTCCCCGGACACGTCCAAATGCGGAATGTGGAATGCGGAATGCGGAATGAAGACAACCCTCCCGCCGCCGCCGATTCCAGCAGGACACAACCAGATGCATTATCCAAAGATAAGGAATCTTGTAACCCATTAGGTTACAAACCCGCTTCCGTCGGCACGGTCGCCGCTGATTCCGCCTCCGGCGCGGCGGTGCCGCAATCCGCATTCCGCATTCCGCATTCCGCATTCGGCGCCGTTTCCGCCGCACCGCATGGCAGCGCCGGCGTCCTCCCCATCACCTGGATGTATGTCCGCATGATGGGCGCCTCCGGCCTCACCGACGCCACCCGCCTCGCCATCCTCAACGCCAACTACATCGCCGCACGCCTCGACCCCTACTATCCCGTCCTCTACAAAGGCGGAACCGGCCGCGTCGCCCACGAGTGCATCATCGACTGCCGGCCGCTCAAAAAATACGGCATCGAAGTCGACGACATCGCAAAGCGCCTCCAAGACTACAACTATCACGCGCCCACCATGAGTTTCCCCGTGCCCGGCACGCTCATGATTGAACCCACCGAAAGCGAAACCCGCGTCGAACTCGACCGTTTCTGCGACGCGCTCATCTCCATCGCCGGTGAAATCGCTGAAATCGCCGACGGCCGTGCGGATAAAACCGACAACCTGCTCAAAAACGCCCCGCACACCGCCAGCGCGGTCTGCGCCGACGAATGGGCGCATCCCTACAGCCGCGAACGCGCCGCCTTTCCGACCGGATGGGTGCGCGCCCATAAATTCTGGCCCGCCGTCGCCCGCGTGGACAACGTCCACGGCGACCGCAACCTGGTCTGCACCTGCCCCCCCGTCAGCGACTACGAACAGGCTTGA
- a CDS encoding pirin family protein: MKSSTTQPSPADEVRIAEGTHGVLTGSAIPSDENFADISLRGPGALGAKRLVRVHRGFDAHWVGDGFPVRSVFDYEGLGQDELSPFLLMDYAGPALFPANNKRRGVGEHPHRGFETVTLGYQGSVAHRDSSGGGGVIGPGDVQWMTAASGVMHEEMHAEEFTRKGGVFEVVQLWVNLPAKDKMGRPRYQAITAADIPTVPLAGGAGTLRVIAGEAGGTRGPAKTFTPINLWDGHLRAGASARLEIPEGQTAAIFVRNGRLVFGGAEKEHAGQAELAVFTREGGVITLTAQIDADFVVLAGEPIDEPVYGHGPFVMNTEEEIRQAILDVRSGRFGRLSPTGT, translated from the coding sequence ATGAAATCATCCACAACGCAACCATCACCGGCGGACGAGGTCCGCATCGCCGAGGGGACGCACGGAGTCCTGACGGGAAGCGCAATCCCGTCCGACGAAAATTTCGCGGACATTTCGCTGCGCGGACCGGGCGCCCTTGGCGCGAAGCGGCTCGTGCGCGTGCATCGCGGATTCGACGCGCATTGGGTCGGCGACGGGTTTCCGGTGCGTTCCGTCTTTGACTACGAGGGGCTGGGGCAGGACGAGTTGAGTCCGTTTTTGCTGATGGATTATGCGGGGCCGGCCTTGTTTCCCGCCAACAACAAGCGGCGCGGGGTCGGCGAGCATCCGCATCGCGGGTTTGAGACGGTCACGCTCGGCTATCAGGGCAGCGTGGCGCATCGTGATTCAAGCGGCGGCGGAGGCGTCATCGGCCCCGGCGACGTGCAGTGGATGACGGCGGCGTCGGGCGTCATGCACGAGGAGATGCATGCGGAGGAATTCACGCGCAAGGGCGGTGTCTTTGAGGTGGTCCAGCTTTGGGTCAACCTGCCGGCCAAGGACAAGATGGGCCGCCCGCGCTATCAGGCGATCACCGCCGCCGACATTCCGACGGTGCCGCTGGCGGGCGGAGCGGGCACGCTGCGCGTCATCGCGGGCGAGGCCGGCGGCACGCGCGGCCCGGCGAAGACATTCACGCCCATCAATCTCTGGGACGGTCATCTGCGCGCGGGCGCCTCGGCCAGGCTGGAGATACCCGAGGGCCAGACGGCCGCGATCTTCGTGCGCAACGGACGCCTCGTGTTTGGCGGGGCGGAAAAGGAGCACGCTGGGCAGGCGGAGCTGGCGGTGTTTACGCGCGAGGGCGGCGTCATCACGCTGACCGCGCAGATTGACGCCGATTTTGTCGTGCTCGCAGGGGAGCCCATCGACGAACCGGTTTACGGGCATGGTCCGTTTGTGATGAACACCGAGGAGGAAATTCGCCAGGCCATCCTCGATGTGCGCAGCGGACGATTCGGCCGGCTGTCTCCGACAGGAACGTAA
- a CDS encoding LysR family transcriptional regulator: MNTDHLRAFSLIVELGSLNRAAQQLRVSQSTLTRQMQALEQELGGRLLERTPGGVAPTAAGHALLDGARPVLERLDAVLQNVRGLVRGKSTTLAVGYLGSAGDFINPALAALRASHPEVKVKLHDLSPGEQITALRRAEIDFALIGQAGAFLSHEFHTRKLAALPVVVALSATHPLARQDTLAMADLRRELFVGASDRDMPGYDRWVARLCRGAKFAPKFLDGADSLAQSMSLLLTEEAVALHPAYLADARFPGVVFRPLRDKNAQWDMYVAWQRGRAPAPLLAFLDSLTQSVAECAIRNGDAPAIGWTKHPFDEIPPLSESSHLAKRPPLKATPSK, encoded by the coding sequence GTGAACACCGACCACCTGCGCGCCTTTTCCCTCATCGTCGAACTCGGCAGCCTGAACCGCGCCGCGCAGCAGCTTCGCGTCTCCCAATCCACGCTCACCCGGCAGATGCAGGCGCTCGAACAGGAACTCGGCGGCCGTCTGCTCGAACGCACTCCCGGCGGCGTCGCGCCCACCGCCGCCGGCCACGCCCTGCTCGACGGCGCGCGCCCCGTGCTGGAACGACTCGATGCCGTGCTGCAAAACGTGCGCGGCCTCGTCCGCGGCAAAAGCACCACGCTCGCCGTCGGCTATCTCGGCTCCGCCGGCGATTTTATCAATCCCGCGCTGGCCGCCCTGCGCGCTTCCCATCCCGAAGTAAAGGTCAAGCTTCACGACCTCTCCCCCGGCGAACAAATCACCGCGCTCCGCCGCGCCGAGATCGATTTTGCGCTCATCGGGCAGGCCGGGGCGTTTTTGTCGCACGAATTTCACACCCGCAAACTCGCCGCGCTTCCCGTCGTCGTCGCGCTTTCCGCCACGCACCCGCTCGCGAGGCAGGACACGCTCGCGATGGCCGACCTGCGCCGCGAACTCTTCGTCGGCGCCAGCGATCGCGACATGCCCGGTTATGACCGCTGGGTGGCGCGGCTCTGTCGCGGCGCGAAATTCGCTCCCAAGTTTCTCGACGGCGCCGACAGCCTCGCGCAAAGCATGTCGCTGCTCCTCACCGAGGAGGCCGTCGCGCTGCACCCCGCCTATCTCGCCGATGCGAGGTTTCCCGGCGTGGTGTTCCGCCCGCTGCGCGACAAAAACGCCCAATGGGACATGTATGTCGCCTGGCAGCGCGGCCGCGCCCCCGCGCCCTTGCTGGCGTTTCTCGATTCCCTCACCCAAAGCGTCGCCGAGTGCGCCATCCGGAATGGCGACGCCCCTGCCATCGGATGGACGAAGCACCCCTTTGACGAAATTCCACCCCTGTCAGAGTCCTCCCATTTGGCGAAACGGCCTCCGCTCAAAGCAACGCCTTCAAAATAA
- a CDS encoding NADPH-dependent FMN reductase, with product MIEIICGTNRPGSNTRKVASQIEAIYHAQGTPASLLDLAELPPAIFDPASYAEKPAAFGRFRDRVLAADGLVIVTPEYNGGAPGVLKYFIDMLPFPESLARKPLAFVGVAAGAWGALRPVEHLLQIAVNLNAHVYPGRVLIPGIFQALDESGRLKNADLVKRLEEQARGFAEFAARHGRG from the coding sequence ATGATCGAAATCATTTGCGGCACCAACCGACCGGGAAGCAACACGCGCAAAGTCGCGTCCCAAATCGAGGCGATCTATCACGCCCAAGGCACGCCGGCCTCGCTGCTCGACCTCGCCGAGCTGCCGCCCGCCATCTTCGACCCTGCCTCCTACGCCGAAAAGCCGGCGGCGTTCGGCCGTTTCCGCGACCGCGTGCTGGCGGCGGACGGGCTCGTCATCGTTACCCCCGAATACAACGGCGGCGCGCCCGGCGTGCTGAAATACTTCATCGACATGCTCCCCTTCCCCGAAAGCCTCGCCCGCAAGCCCCTCGCCTTCGTCGGCGTCGCCGCGGGCGCGTGGGGCGCGCTCCGGCCGGTCGAACACCTTCTCCAGATCGCCGTCAACCTCAACGCCCACGTCTATCCCGGACGCGTCCTCATTCCCGGCATCTTTCAGGCGCTCGATGAATCCGGCCGCCTGAAGAACGCCGATCTTGTCAAACGCCTCGAGGAGCAGGCGCGCGGCTTCGCGGAGTTCGCGGCGCGCCACGGCCGGGGCTAA
- a CDS encoding AMP nucleosidase — protein sequence MDTKKEIVENWLPRYTGVPLDEFGKYILLTNFNRYVELFARWHGCEVRGRDKAMTSASADGITIINFGMGSATAATVMDLLSAIHPRAVLFLGKCGGIKHRAGIGELILPIAAIRGEGTGNDYLPPEVPALPAFALQKAISTTIRDHGQDYWTGTVYTTNRRVWEHDEQFKKYLQNVRVMAVDMETATIFVTGFANEIPTGALLLVSDQPMTPDGVKTAESDQKVDARFVENHLRIGIESLKQLINNGLTVKHLRF from the coding sequence ATGGATACCAAGAAGGAAATCGTCGAGAACTGGCTGCCGCGCTACACCGGCGTGCCGCTGGACGAGTTTGGGAAATACATTCTGCTCACCAATTTCAACCGCTATGTCGAGCTCTTCGCCCGCTGGCATGGCTGCGAGGTGCGCGGGCGCGACAAGGCCATGACGAGCGCCTCCGCCGACGGCATCACCATCATCAACTTCGGCATGGGCAGCGCCACTGCGGCGACCGTCATGGACCTGCTCAGCGCCATCCACCCGCGCGCGGTGCTGTTTCTCGGCAAATGCGGCGGCATCAAGCACCGCGCCGGCATCGGCGAGCTCATCCTGCCCATCGCGGCCATCCGCGGCGAAGGCACCGGCAACGACTACCTCCCGCCCGAGGTTCCCGCGCTGCCGGCTTTCGCGCTGCAAAAGGCGATCTCCACCACCATCCGCGACCATGGGCAGGATTACTGGACCGGCACGGTTTACACGACCAACCGCCGCGTCTGGGAGCACGACGAGCAATTCAAGAAATACCTGCAAAACGTCCGCGTAATGGCCGTGGACATGGAAACGGCGACGATCTTCGTGACCGGTTTCGCCAATGAAATCCCCACCGGCGCGCTGCTCCTCGTGAGCGACCAGCCGATGACCCCCGACGGCGTGAAAACCGCGGAAAGCGACCAGAAAGTCGATGCCCGGTTTGTCGAAAACCACCTGCGCATCGGCATCGAATCGCTGAAACAACTCATCAACAACGGACTGACGGTCAAACACCTGCGGTTCTGA